AGATCCTGAAAAAATTAATGATATAGTAAAATCATTTGATATAATAGGAGATATAGTAGTTGTTGAAATACCTGATGATCTTGAAGATGAAAAATATAACATTGCAGAAGCAGTTCTTAAGTTTACAAAAAGACGAAGTGTATATGCAAAGAAAAGTAAGATACAGGGAATTATGAGAACACGTCAATTTGAATATCTTGCAGGTGAAGAAAATCTTGAAACTATACATAAAGAAAATGGTATAAGATTTAAACTTGATATATCAACTGTATATTTCAGTCCAAGACTTGCAACAGAAAGAGAAAGAATAGTAAGTCAAGTAGAAGATGGTGAGATAATAATTGACTTCTTTGCAGGTATAGGATCATTTCCTATAAATATTGCACATAAAAAGAATGCAACAATATATAGTGTAGATATAAATCCTGAAGCATACAAGTATACAAAAGAAAATATCAAACTTAACAAACTTAAAGGTGAAGTAATACCAATAAATTCAGATATTAATAAGGTAATAGATACTCTTCCAAAAGCAGATCGTATACTAATGAATCTACCAGGAACATCAAAAGACTTCCTTGATGTAGCAGTAAATCATCTAAAAAAGGGTGGAATACTAAACTACTATGAATTTGCAGCAGACTATGAAACACCAATAAATAGAGTTAAAAAAATAGCACATCCACGTGAAATTGAAGTTATAAATAAAAGAAAAGTAAAATCACAAAGTCCTGGAATATGGCATATGGCTGTGGATATAAAAATAAATTAAAAGTATTTAAAAATAAAAAAAAGTAAAGAGGATTAGATGTATTAGAATGGTTTTTTAATACCTTCCTCTGTAATAATCCCCGTAATAAGATCTGATTCTACAATATCAAATGCTGGATTTGAAACTTCTGTATTTTCATTAGCAATAAATTTATCATTAATACATAAAACCTCATTTTTATCTCTTTGTTCTATTGTTGTATCAAAGATATTATTTTCAAAGTCAAATGTACTAATTGGTGCTGCAACATAAAATGGTATATCATAACGATTAGCAGCAACTGCAACCATAAGAGATCCAATCTTATTTGCAACTCCACCTTCAGCTACACGATCTGCACCAATAACTACCTTGTCAACTTTTCCTTGTTGCATCATAAATCCTGCTGCTGAATCTACAATAAGTTGTACTGGAATATTTTCTTGTTGCATTTCAAATACACTTAATCTTCCACCCTGAAATAGTGGACGTGTCTCATCACATATTACACTGATATTTTTACCACTATTATGTGCTGTGCGAATAACACCAAGAGCAGTTCCATACCCTGCACATGCTAAAGCACCAGCATTACAATGTGTAAGAATTGTATCTCCATCATCAATTACTGTATTTCCATATTCTCCAATTTTTTCATTAACTTTTATATCATCATTATACATCTTATTTGCAGCATCAATTGCACTACATCCACTATCAACTGCTTTTAGTACTTCATCAACAGCCCAGAAAAGATTTATAGCAGTAGGTCTTGCCTGTTTTATTTTAACTGCAGCTTCATCTAAGTTAACATTATGACACTCTGCTAATGCCATAGCATATGCTGCTGCAACACCAATTGCTGGAGCTCCTCGTACTTTCATAGTCTTTATTGCATCTATTACATCTTCATATGTTAAACATTCACAATATTTTATATCCCTTGGTATTAATGTTTGATCTAGAAGATATAGTTTATTATCTTTCCAATATAATGTTTCAATCATAATAATCAATATAAAAAAATTTTATTTAAATAAAAAAGGGTTTTGGTGGTGAGTTTAAAGTACTACTCACTAGTAATGACTATTTGGTATCATCTCTAGTGAAAAGTCACTTTCTTTTTTTCCCGGTATTCCAAATGCATCTGCCCTACACTGGGTACATGCCCTAAATACTGGAAGATATTTTTCAACTTCTTCACGTACACAGCTAAGTTCTCCACATCCAGGCTTTTTAAGATCTGCAAACTTATTAAGTGGTATGAGTGGAAGAACATTCATCATAGATGCACCTTTATCTTTTACACAACGTGCAATATCAACTATGTGTTCATCATTAACACCTGGAATTAATACACTGTTAACTTTTACAATTACTCCAAGTTGTGTAATTTTTTCAATTCCTTTTAGTTGATTATCAAGAAGTAGTTGTGCACCTTCAACTCCATGATATACTTTTCCTTTATAGTTTATATCATCATATATCTTAGCACCAATAGTACTATCTACTGCATTTACTGTAACAGTTACTGTTTTAACTCCAGCATCTGCTATTTCTTGTGCATAGTCTGCAAGAAGAAGTCCATTAGTACTCATACATAAGATAAGATCTGGAAATTCATCCTTTATTTTATTGAAAAGCTTAAGTGTATCAGGATTACATAGTGAATCTCCAGGACCTGCAACACCAACAACACTTATAGGCATTGACTGTGTTGTTTTTCTAATATGTTCTAATGCTTCATCAACACTCATAATACATGAGGCAACACCTGGCCTGTTTTCTTTATCTGATATTTTTCTTGTACAAAAACCACACTGTATATTACATGCAGGTGCAATTGGTATATGTATACGTCCTACTTTATCATGTATTTTTTCATTAAAACATGGATGTGCTTGTGTAACATGTGCAAAATGTCTCATCTTTTTTTCATCATCTGACATGATTAATACATTCCTCCCTAGTTATAATAAAAGGGGAAAATATGTTTTTTTGGAGAAAAATATTCCCTTTACTTATTTCTCCAAAAAATATTAAATTGTTAGTACTTATTTATTTTCTATTTTTAACTTCATCTATTAGTTCATCAAATTTCTCATACCATGAATCATCAATGATCTGATCACTACACATAAGACATACCATATTTCCTTCACTAGCATTGTATGTTATACGGAATCCTTCTGGTACAATTCTGAAAAGTGCATCATATACTTTACGTTTAAGTTCTTCATGTGAATTTATAATCATTAATTCATCAGGATCAAAACTTGGATATGGAATCTCTATTTTATAACGACTAGGCTGTGATACATTACTACGTCCTTCAAGATCCCATAATACTCTAAGTAGATCTGGTGTATAGTCTTCTTTTTCAACTTTTATTTTTAATATATCTCCTTCAACTTTATATGAAGCCATATCTTTTAGATATATAGGAGCAGATGGAGGTGCAAGTTTTACAACTCCCATAAATAGTGCATCTCTAGGTTCAATAAATACTTTGATATCATCTATTGCTTTTGCAAGTTTAAGTTCTTGTAATGTATATCTTAGTATTGTATCATATGCCTGTGCACCTTGCTCATCGTAACATTCTACATACATAAGCTTAATACACTCCCTTTAGTTTTAGAATCTTTTACTGTCATCTATATCTGTATCTTTAAGTCCTGATACAAGAAGAGCTGATCCTACAGCACCAATAAATTGTGAATATTCAGGTACTATAATGTCCATTCCACCAAGTACATCTTGTACTGCATCTACAAGTCCACCAAGAAGTGATGTTCCACCTACTTGTATTAATGGTTCACGTACATCAATTTCCTGTAATTGTTGTTCATATACCTGTTCTGCTACAGAATGACATGCTGCACTTGCTGCATCTACATTTGATGCTCCACCTGCAAGTGTTGTTACAAGGTCTTGAATACCAAATACTATACAGTAACTTGCAAGTTCTGCATTTTTAGGATTTCCACGACGAGCAAGTTCTCCAAATTCAGAGATATCTACACCAAGACGTCCACTTGCCATATCAAGGAAACGACCACTAGCACCAGCACAGATACCTCCCATTGTGAAGTTATCAGGTATACCATTGTTTACTGTAATAACTTTGTTATCCATACCACCAATATCTAGTACTGTTGCTTCACCTTTCTGTGCTCCTGCAAGATATACAGCACCTTTACTATTTACTGATATTTCTTCTTGTATAAGTTTTGCACCTAATTCTTTTCCTATTGTTATACGACCATAACCTGTTGTACCTATTGCTTCTACATCATCAAGTGTATAGTCTGTTTCTGCAAATGCTTCATTCATAGCATCATGGGTACATCCCATAATATTTCCAGTTTTTACCCATCCTGTTCCTATAACTTCATCATTTTCCATAAGTGCAACTTTTGTTGTTGTTGAACCACTATCTATACCAAGAGTAAGTCCTTCTTGTTTTTCACGTGCAAGAACACTTTTTCTTGATACAATTGTTGTAAGTGCTTCCATACGAATAAATAATTCTGATGCTTTTGTATTTTCTGTAAATGAATATGTTACAACTGGAAGATCAGTATATTCCTGGATAAGACGACGTACTTCATTTCTTGCAATAGCAGCTTCTGCACATCTGAAACATGTACATATAAATACTGCATCTGCTTCATTTTTACCTTCAACTAGTGACATTGCACGTGCAATCATAAGCTTTAAACTTGAACTTGCACAGTTAAGTCCGAACTTTTCATATGCTTCATCAATTTCATCTAAGTTTACATCAGGAAGTACAATTTCTGCTCCAAACTTCTCTGCTGCTGTTTCAATTTCTTTTTGTACTCCACTGTATTCTGTTCCACAGGAAAGTTGTGCTATTTTTATTGCCATATACTTATTCCTCCTCTGATTCATTTAAACTTTCAAGAAATGTGTTAATTTTATATACCATTTCTATGGTTTCATCACGTGATGTTGGGAAGTCTAACTCTAAAATTGGTACATCTCTATGTCTCATTGAAAAGAGTGTTAATTCATTTGATCTTGCACAACCTACACATCCAAAGCCATATGGTGCATTTTGCATGATAATTGCTGCTTCTGCATTTTCAATAATAGGACCAAATATAGCCATACGTCCACGTACACCTGATGGTACTTCAATTGCTGCATACTTAAGTCCTTTTATTGGATCATCCTCTGTTATGTTAAATGGTGGTGCATCTATATCTGGACTTGTTACTCTTTGATGCATTTCTTTTTGAACAACTAATGCTTCATGTCCATTTCTTTCAACTAGATCAGCTAAGATCATTGAATTTGGTGGAAATACTGCAACTTTCATATTTTTTAAACCTCAATATTTTTTTTCTTATATAAATTCTCCTAAAATAAAATTCTCATAGTATTTCATATGAAAATCATAGGGTGGTGATTTTTATGCTTTTGTAATTTTATTTATTTCATCTTCTATAACATCCAAACTAACCCTGTCATCATAATGATACTTACGTCTGTCAACAACTGTTCCCATTGGCATATCTTCTACATTTTCTAGAAATTCATTTACATCATCTATAATTGATATTAGATCATCACGACATTCAGGATATGAAATTTCAAGTCTTGGAATTTTTTTCTCTTTAAGTATATGTACAATTAAGTCATATGAATTTGGACAACTAATGCAACTAAATAATATTAGCTCATTAAGTTTATCATACATTCCCGTTGCTCCTGTCTGATTTCTTGGATAATCAAGAATAATTGCAGCTTCAGCTTCACGTATTACATTCTCAAAGAGTGTTAATCTTCCCATTACACCAGATGGTGCCTCTGCTGGTAGAAATTTCATAGATTCAAGTAAGTTATATCCACCCATATTAAATGGTGGTTTTTCATAGTCAAAGTTTTTCTCATCACCCTCTTTCACTTCTCTTTTTTCAAGATCTGCCTGTGAAACTGATGATGCTGATAAGTATTCATGACCACTTTTATTTATTAAATTTACAATAAACATTGCAAAATCTGGCATTAAAGCTATTTTCATAATCCTCTAAGTTCCTCCTAAATTTTATTTAATAATTATCTAATGAACTTATATATTGATTATTAAATATGCTATTTTCATAAATTTAATTTTAATATTCATGAAAACTTAACAGTTTATATAAATTAACTTTGAACTTTCCATATTGATACAAATTTTAATCAAATTTAAGATTAAATCTTGACTCACTTTTTTGTTCTTCTTTTTTTGGTGTTATTTCATCTACAACATCTGCAAATTCTTTAACAGATACTCTTTTCTTTGGTGTAATATCAACATGTTTTGGATGTTCAAGAGCATATGATACATCTGCAAGCATTTCATATTCAGCTTCAAGTTGATGGAATCCTTCACGTGCACCTTTCCTTTTTGCTCTACAACGTCTTGGATCACCAACTGGAAATCCTCTGTTTTTTATGAAAATATGTGTTTCATCAAGTTTACGTGCATGTTCTGCTGCAACTTTAACATCTTTTGCTGTACCATTAATATGTGCCCCATAACATGTAAGTCTTACATTAATTGGTAATTCAAGCATGTGAATGTGTGTTACAAGCTCTTTTGTACTTACTTTACATCCAGGTCCAAGTACTACCATTCTATTTATTTTATCCATTTCATTAGATAGACGATATGATCCATCTCCCATTGGAATACGACAAAATCTATTATCTATACTGCTATCTTTCTTTGACATATACTGTATCTCCATCTTTAAAGTTTTTCATATTGTCAAATCCACCAACAATTCTTCCTATAACATTTGTTCCATCAAATGATTCTCCTGTAGGTCCAAAGTCTGAATTATCTGTAAATCTTATACCAATGTTTCCAACTTGTTTACATGCAGTGTTACTTACACAGATATCCCATGCATTTACTTTACCATCTGGTAGTTTTTCTGGAATTAATCCTTTAGCTTCACGTCTTACTGCTTTAAACATTACAAGCTGCATCTCTTTAATTGCCATGTTAACTTGTAGATGTCCAATATCTCCATCAAGTAGTCCTGTAATTTTTCTGAAATACCATACAGAACTTGGACTTTCATCTTCATATAACTCAATTTCTACAAAGTCACCTTTTGGAACACCAAGAGTTTTAATTTTATTTTGTTTTGCAACATCTACAGTATATTGTGGATCTTGTGCAACAATTACAGCATCATCATCTGTAAGTCCATCACGTGTATGTTTAATTGATCTGTCTCCAAGATATTCTCCAGCATCTTTTTGTGTAAGACCAATTGTTGAGATTTTAGCAGGCTGTGTTATGGTTGTGATTTTGTCACCTTTTTGTGCAATATCAAGAAGTTCCATACCCTGTGTTACATAACCTATTTCATTATGTGTTGGTACAAGAATTCTGCTTTCACGGTAGATATATACACGTCCTACACCATGTCCCTGATTTCTTAGTGTTACACATCCTCTGTTTCTTTTTGCTGGAAGTTCTGTGTCTTTTTCAAGTCCTTTAAGTGCATCGTTTTGTATGAATGTTTCAGCTTCATAGTCAACATGGAATGTTCCATCACTTATTATTTTAAGGAAGTGTTCAAAAGACATTGGTGCATCATCATTTGCTGTTACTTCCATGTATGTGTATAGTTCATTGCCTTGTTCTAGTTTTGTTGACAAATCACTTACCTGTGTTGAGTTTGTAACAGTTTTTCTTTCAAGAACCATTTCAATATTTACTACTTTATCAGTATTTTTTAGTTTTTTAATAGTTCTTTTTCCACCCACAACTTTTGCAAGAATACCTTTATTTTCATCAGGAACTCCATAGATTGCTTCATGTTTATCTTTTGAAAATATTATATGAGTACTTTCATTTGAAAATGCTGATAAACTTACAATTACATCCCATTTATCGTATAAATACTCATTATTTGAAGGTTCTAAATCTGATACTATAGAACCAATTGCTGCTTCTTTAGATGAAGTCCATCGTATTGATGTATCTATAAATTTTTCATAATTTGCCTTCCAAAAGTCTGCTAATTTTCCTGCATTGTCATCTAATTCTATAATAATACTACCTTGTGTGGTTGTAATTTTATATTTATTTACATGACCTTCAAGTTCTTGCCTTCCTTTAATTAGGGCAATTGCAGATCCTGGAACATATGGGGCATTAGAAGCATTTATAGCATCTTCAATAGTTGAATCAGCATCCACATCTATTTCAACATTATTGATTTTAACTTGCATTTCTTTCGCCTCAAAAAAAAGTTTGGTAAAATGTATATAGTATAGTTTCTATATGATTTCCATCCTTCTTTTATGTAATTAAATAAATCTTTTTTTCTACAATAAAAATGTTTTATATATTTATTAAAATTTTTATTCTATGATGTTTATTTATAGTAATTATCTTATTAATATGTTATAATTTAATAGAAAAAAATATGGTAAAAAAATAGCTAATTATTAAAAAAAAATTGAAGGGGAAGAATAATAAGAAGTGTGAATTCTATTTACCACTAAATCCCATTATTATATCACTACTAAAGTCAAATACTGTTTTTTTCTCATTTTCATGTTGTAGTGTTAGTTTTGGTTCCTCTGTTACACTTCCTACACATGCAGCATTTATATGTGTTTTTTCAAGCATACTTATTGTTTCATCTGTATTTTCAGGATCTAGTGTCATTACAAATGCACTTCCTGGATACATTTTAAGCCAGCTTATCCAATCTACATCGTCAGGTTTTGGTATCATGTCAAGATCTATTGCTGCTC
The genomic region above belongs to Methanosphaera sp. and contains:
- a CDS encoding methanogenesis marker 17 protein — translated: MYVECYDEQGAQAYDTILRYTLQELKLAKAIDDIKVFIEPRDALFMGVVKLAPPSAPIYLKDMASYKVEGDILKIKVEKEDYTPDLLRVLWDLEGRSNVSQPSRYKIEIPYPSFDPDELMIINSHEELKRKVYDALFRIVPEGFRITYNASEGNMVCLMCSDQIIDDSWYEKFDELIDEVKNRK
- a CDS encoding class I SAM-dependent methyltransferase family protein, which encodes MKCIKSIKKNANDIRKILLKNNHISRDYKLMTDEKYVYIPLIDEYDENLIDSIKTQYSFEVTNHNFTQSQHRARNFIDYLDNKIDPEKINDIVKSFDIIGDIVVVEIPDDLEDEKYNIAEAVLKFTKRRSVYAKKSKIQGIMRTRQFEYLAGEENLETIHKENGIRFKLDISTVYFSPRLATERERIVSQVEDGEIIIDFFAGIGSFPINIAHKKNATIYSVDINPEAYKYTKENIKLNKLKGEVIPINSDINKVIDTLPKADRILMNLPGTSKDFLDVAVNHLKKGGILNYYEFAADYETPINRVKKIAHPREIEVINKRKVKSQSPGIWHMAVDIKIN
- a CDS encoding methanogenesis marker 6 protein, coding for MSKKDSSIDNRFCRIPMGDGSYRLSNEMDKINRMVVLGPGCKVSTKELVTHIHMLELPINVRLTCYGAHINGTAKDVKVAAEHARKLDETHIFIKNRGFPVGDPRRCRAKRKGAREGFHQLEAEYEMLADVSYALEHPKHVDITPKKRVSVKEFADVVDEITPKKEEQKSESRFNLKFD
- a CDS encoding methanogenesis marker 15 protein, whose translation is MAIKIAQLSCGTEYSGVQKEIETAAEKFGAEIVLPDVNLDEIDEAYEKFGLNCASSSLKLMIARAMSLVEGKNEADAVFICTCFRCAEAAIARNEVRRLIQEYTDLPVVTYSFTENTKASELFIRMEALTTIVSRKSVLAREKQEGLTLGIDSGSTTTKVALMENDEVIGTGWVKTGNIMGCTHDAMNEAFAETDYTLDDVEAIGTTGYGRITIGKELGAKLIQEEISVNSKGAVYLAGAQKGEATVLDIGGMDNKVITVNNGIPDNFTMGGICAGASGRFLDMASGRLGVDISEFGELARRGNPKNAELASYCIVFGIQDLVTTLAGGASNVDAASAACHSVAEQVYEQQLQEIDVREPLIQVGGTSLLGGLVDAVQDVLGGMDIIVPEYSQFIGAVGSALLVSGLKDTDIDDSKRF
- a CDS encoding methanogenesis marker 5 protein, yielding MKVAVFPPNSMILADLVERNGHEALVVQKEMHQRVTSPDIDAPPFNITEDDPIKGLKYAAIEVPSGVRGRMAIFGPIIENAEAAIIMQNAPYGFGCVGCARSNELTLFSMRHRDVPILELDFPTSRDETIEMVYKINTFLESLNESEEE
- the mtnA gene encoding S-methyl-5-thioribose-1-phosphate isomerase yields the protein METLYWKDNKLYLLDQTLIPRDIKYCECLTYEDVIDAIKTMKVRGAPAIGVAAAYAMALAECHNVNLDEAAVKIKQARPTAINLFWAVDEVLKAVDSGCSAIDAANKMYNDDIKVNEKIGEYGNTVIDDGDTILTHCNAGALACAGYGTALGVIRTAHNSGKNISVICDETRPLFQGGRLSVFEMQQENIPVQLIVDSAAGFMMQQGKVDKVVIGADRVAEGGVANKIGSLMVAVAANRYDIPFYVAAPISTFDFENNIFDTTIEQRDKNEVLCINDKFIANENTEVSNPAFDIVESDLITGIITEEGIKKPF
- a CDS encoding radical SAM protein, coding for MSDDEKKMRHFAHVTQAHPCFNEKIHDKVGRIHIPIAPACNIQCGFCTRKISDKENRPGVASCIMSVDEALEHIRKTTQSMPISVVGVAGPGDSLCNPDTLKLFNKIKDEFPDLILCMSTNGLLLADYAQEIADAGVKTVTVTVNAVDSTIGAKIYDDINYKGKVYHGVEGAQLLLDNQLKGIEKITQLGVIVKVNSVLIPGVNDEHIVDIARCVKDKGASMMNVLPLIPLNKFADLKKPGCGELSCVREEVEKYLPVFRACTQCRADAFGIPGKKESDFSLEMIPNSHY
- a CDS encoding methanogenesis marker 3 protein encodes the protein MQVKINNVEIDVDADSTIEDAINASNAPYVPGSAIALIKGRQELEGHVNKYKITTTQGSIIIELDDNAGKLADFWKANYEKFIDTSIRWTSSKEAAIGSIVSDLEPSNNEYLYDKWDVIVSLSAFSNESTHIIFSKDKHEAIYGVPDENKGILAKVVGGKRTIKKLKNTDKVVNIEMVLERKTVTNSTQVSDLSTKLEQGNELYTYMEVTANDDAPMSFEHFLKIISDGTFHVDYEAETFIQNDALKGLEKDTELPAKRNRGCVTLRNQGHGVGRVYIYRESRILVPTHNEIGYVTQGMELLDIAQKGDKITTITQPAKISTIGLTQKDAGEYLGDRSIKHTRDGLTDDDAVIVAQDPQYTVDVAKQNKIKTLGVPKGDFVEIELYEDESPSSVWYFRKITGLLDGDIGHLQVNMAIKEMQLVMFKAVRREAKGLIPEKLPDGKVNAWDICVSNTACKQVGNIGIRFTDNSDFGPTGESFDGTNVIGRIVGGFDNMKNFKDGDTVYVKER
- a CDS encoding DUF2112 family protein, with the translated sequence MKIALMPDFAMFIVNLINKSGHEYLSASSVSQADLEKREVKEGDEKNFDYEKPPFNMGGYNLLESMKFLPAEAPSGVMGRLTLFENVIREAEAAIILDYPRNQTGATGMYDKLNELILFSCISCPNSYDLIVHILKEKKIPRLEISYPECRDDLISIIDDVNEFLENVEDMPMGTVVDRRKYHYDDRVSLDVIEDEINKITKA